The window GGACCGTACCTTTGGAATCCGAAATGGGAATCGCGTGGGCATCGACGGGCAGCTCTTTGTCGTTGCGGCCGCGGATTGTCACGCGGCGGAGCGATTGGCCGCCTTCGCGCAGCGGCGCAAGGAACAGGCATTGTTCGTCTCCCAGAGGTTTGCCATCGACGTCTCGAAGATTCAAGAGCGACAGCGAAAATGGGCTTTGAAGAATGCTTTGCTCGCTGATGCCGGTGAGCCGCTCCGCGCCACGATTCCAATATGTCACACGTCCCTCAGCGTCGAGAAAAATGACGCCGTCGTACATGTTGTCCAGCAATTCGCGTTGAAAGTGATGATGGACATCGACCTTGGCCTCGGTACTAATCGTGTGCATCAGCCAAGGGGAATTCGCGGAAGTCCCTTCGAGTTGTTCGAGCCATCTCCGGCCGACCAGGCAATTCGTCGTTTGTTGGTCACGGGCGAAGAGTTCGGCGAAACGCAGCACCAACTCGGGATCGAATTGCCGTCCCGCGAGATCCCACAGTTCGTGCAAGGCTCGCTCGTGCGACATCGCCGGCCGATAGACCTGGGCTGTCGTCATGGAATCGAACGCATCGACGATCGCGAGCATTCTCGCTCCTGCTGGCAGTTGACTCCCCTTGCAGTCGCGGCGCAGCCGAGTGCCGTCGAACCAGGTTGGCGCGTGTTCGACGATTTCGATCACTTCCGGCACATTGCAGCAGGTTTCTAGGATGCTCTTGCCAATTTGCCAATGGCGATCGACCATCGCCTGCTCATCGCGAGTCAGGGGCGATGGTTTGAGCAAAATGCGGTCGGGTACGCCGATTTTGCCGACATCGTGCAGCAAGGCAGCAACTTCGAGGGCATCGCGCGCCGCGGAGGATAACTGCATTGCCGTGGCCCAAGCCGAACATCGAATGGCCACTCGCACGCAATGGGCGGCCGTCGCGGGGTGCTTGGCCCTGAGCGACATGAAGAGTCCACTGGCCGTGCCTAGGCGGACTTGGGCTAGTTCATTCTCATAGTCTGCCTCTGGTGTAAGCGGCCGAGGCAAGTCGTCGGCACGGCTTGGATGCAAGTGATTCAGAAGCGATTTCAACTCATGAAACTTCTTGTCGAACGGAGCATCGGCATCGCTGACGGGATGAGGCTGCGAGCGGGTAGTGGGAGCGTCCATCTCGTTCATGGAGTAGCTACCTTACGAAGATAATGATGGCCATGCGTGGAAACTCACCAGAAGAGATTCCGTTCTAGGTGGGTTTCCACCGCTCATAGGAGCATTAGCGGGGTAACAAGGTCGGTTTCTAAAAGCCTAGTCCATCACTGGCAACTTGGAGTCGATTTCCCTGTCGAACAGCGCAGCCCGATCAGGGGGGGACCGCTGAAATGTCGATGGTCTGTAGCGATTTGCACCATTGCGATGAAGCCTTGGGGGATTCTTGCAGCACGGCAATCCTTGGGATAATGTGGGGCGGACGCAGGTTCCGCGAGCCGAGTGGAATCGGGCGTCGCGCGAGGATTTCGCATCGAGACTCCGCTCGGCTCGCGGAGCTTACAAAAGGGTAATTTTTCAATGCGACTCATTTCCTATGTCGAGGCTGGAGGGGCACAGGTTGCAGCGGTGAACCATCGCGGCGATTGGGTGGATTTGCACGCGGCCGATCGAGATTTGCCGGCCTCGATGCCGGATCTGCTTGCTCTCGGACCGGACGGCTTGCGCCGAGC of the Pirellulales bacterium genome contains:
- a CDS encoding diguanylate cyclase, which encodes MNEMDAPTTRSQPHPVSDADAPFDKKFHELKSLLNHLHPSRADDLPRPLTPEADYENELAQVRLGTASGLFMSLRAKHPATAAHCVRVAIRCSAWATAMQLSSAARDALEVAALLHDVGKIGVPDRILLKPSPLTRDEQAMVDRHWQIGKSILETCCNVPEVIEIVEHAPTWFDGTRLRRDCKGSQLPAGARMLAIVDAFDSMTTAQVYRPAMSHERALHELWDLAGRQFDPELVLRFAELFARDQQTTNCLVGRRWLEQLEGTSANSPWLMHTISTEAKVDVHHHFQRELLDNMYDGVIFLDAEGRVTYWNRGAERLTGISEQSILQSPFSLSLLNLRDVDGKPLGDEQCLFLAPLREGGQSLRRVTIRGRNDKELPVDAHAIPISDSKGTVLGLSLLLHDASGQASLEERCQELCEKVKHDPLTQLANRAEFDRVLALFVSVHLERRLPCSLVICDLDKFKHINDVFGHLVGDEVIKSFSRLLKSLCHPGDLVARFGGEEFVILLADCDNPAAVVRAEEIRHAFSTIAQPSLGGKFCTASFGVTELQAGDDAQTMLNRADRALLMAKDGGRNRVVQLGSGLSGGAEKNRRRFDLWRTSPPGALVDRHLLTRVPLGMALEKLRGFISDHQAEVAAVDDARVELIVYPSRTRFGRRESDRAVPLLVELEFKEERTTVTNLSGQPAGSVATTRVHVCIGLIKDRDRRRADVVEQARRLTASVRAYLIADEIRAPDEQGVFRRATSLLMPWLKSKPRNIADE